Proteins encoded within one genomic window of Pongo pygmaeus isolate AG05252 chromosome 18, NHGRI_mPonPyg2-v2.0_pri, whole genome shotgun sequence:
- the LOC129016323 gene encoding cell division cycle protein 27 homolog: MTVLQEPVQDAIWQALSHYAYRDGVFLTERLYAEVHSEEALFLMATCSCRPEKAYKVYRLLKRHSCPTPQCKYLLAKCCVDLSKLADWEQILSGGVFNKQKSHDDIVTEFGDSACFPLPLLGHVYCKTDRLAKGSECYQKRLSLNPFLWYPFESLCEIGEKPDPDQTFKFISLQNFSNCLPNSCTTQVPNHSLCHRQPETVLMETPQDTSELNRLNSESSNSKYSLNTDSPLSSIDSAVISPDTVPLGTGTSILSKQVQNKPKTGQSLLTGLAALSPLNLSFGILPLETPSPGDGSYLQNYTNTLSVIDVPSTGAPS, translated from the coding sequence ATGACCgtgctgcaggaacccgtccaggatgctatatggcaagcactaagccactatgcttaccgagatggggttttcctcacagaacgcctttatgcagaagtacactcagaagaagccttgtttttaatggcgACCTGTTCTTGCCGCCCAGAAAAGGCCTATAAAGTGTATAGactcttgaaaagacacagttgtcctacaccgcaatgcaaatacctgcttgcaaaatgttgtgttgatctcagtaagcttgcagactgggaacaaatcttatctggtggagtgtttaataagcagaaaagccatgatgatattgttactgagtttggtgattcagcTTGCTTTCCTCTTCCATTGTTGGGACATGTATATTGCAAGACTGATCGGCTTGCCAAAGGATCAGAATGTTACCAAAAGAGacttagtttaaatcctttcctctggtatccctttgaatcattatgtgaaataggtgaaaaaccagatcctgaccaaacatttaaattcatatctttacagaactttagcaactgtctgcccaactcttgcacaacacaagtacctaatcacagtttatgtcacagacagcctgagaccgttcttatggaaacaccccaggacacaagtgaattaaacagattgaattcagaatcttccaattcaaagtactccttgaatacagattccccacTGTCTTctattgattcagctgtaatttcacctgatactgtcccactgggaacaggaacttccatattatctaaacaggttcaaaataaaccaaaaactggtcaAAGTTTATTAACAGGACTAGCAGCTCTTAGTCCATTAAACCtaagttttgggattttgccattagaaaccccaagtcctggagatggatcttatttacaaaactacactaatacactttctgtaattgatgtgccatccaccggagccccttca